The segment AGATGCTGATCCTCACCGGCCGGGACGACGACGACGGATGCCGCGGCTGGCGCGCGCTGCTCGTCCCCGGCGCGGCCCCCGGCGACCGCGCCGACGGCGCAGACCTGCTCCAGATCATCTACACCAGCGGCACCGAGAGCCGGCCCAAGGGCGCGATGCTCAGCCATTCCGCCGTGCTGTGGCAATATCAGAGTTGCCTGTTCGATTGCGACTGGTCGCCCGACGTCATCGCCCTCCACGCGCTGCCGCTGTTCCACTGCGCCGCGCTCGACGCGATGGCCGGCCCCGCGCTGATGGCCGGCGCGACCAGCGTCGTCGCGGCATCGCCCGCGCCCGAGCTGGTCATTCCGCTGATCGAGCGCCACCGCATATCCTCCTTCTTCGCCCCGCCGACCGTGTGGATCGCGCTGCTGCGATCGCCGCTGTTCGAGAAGCACGACCTTTCGTCGCTGACGCGCGGCTTCTACGGCGCCGCGATCATGCCGGCGGCGGTGATCGAGGAGATGGAGGCCCGCCTGCCGGGCCTGAGGCTCTGGAACCTCTACGGCCAGACCGAGATCGCCCCGGTCGCGACGGTGCTCCGCCCCGAGGAGCATGCGGCCAGGCCGACCTCGGCCGGCCGCGCGACGCTCCACGTCCAGACCCGCGTGGTCGACGAGGAGATGCGCGACGTCGCCCCCGGCGAGATCGGCGAGATCGTCCACCGCTCGCCCCAATTGCTGTCGGGCTATTGGCGGCAGCCGGAGCTCGGCGAAGCCGCCTTCGCGGGCGGCTGGTTCCACAGCGGCGACCTCGCGACGATCGACGCGGAAGGCTTCATCACCGTCGTCGACCGCAAGAAGGACATGATCAAGAGCGGCGGCGAGAACGTCTCCTCGCGCGAGGTCGAGGAGGCGATCTACGCCCACCCGCAGGTGTCGGAGGTCGCGGTGATCGGGCTGCCCGATCCCCGCTGGATCGAGGCGGTGACCGCCTTCATCGTCCCGCGCGCCGGCTCCAGCCTGTCGGTGGAGGACATCCAGGCCCATTGCGCCGGCCGCCTCGCCGGCTTCAAGCGGCCCAAGCGGATCTGCTTCGTCCCCGAACTGCCGCGCAACGCCGCCGGCAAGATCCTCAAGCGGGAATTGCGCGAGCAGGCGATCACCGCCTGATCCGCCATCGTTGGGAAAGCGCTGGCTGGGGCGGCAGGATTCGAACCTGCGAATGGCGGCACCAAAAGCCGCTGCCTTACCACTTGGCGACGCCCCAGCATGGCCGGCGAGGCGTCCTTATAGGGATCGATGCGGCAATGGGAAGCCTCGAAGATCGGTTTTCCTGCCGCTATCGAAGCCTTAAGGTCGGGGCATGGCGATTCTCATAACCGGCGCCGCCGGCTTCATCGGCATGCATTGTTCGCTGCGCCTGCTCGCCCGCGGGGACAGCGTCGTCGGGATCGACAATCTCAACGATTATTACCCGGTCCAGCTCAAGCGCGACCGGGTCGCCAGGGTCGCGACCGAGGGCGGCGACCGCTATCGCTTCATCCCGTGCGACTTCGCCGATCATGCGGCGCTGGAGGCGGCGCTCGCGGGGCTGGAGATCGACCGGATCATCCATCTCGGCGCGCAGGCCGGGGTCCGCTACTCGATCGAGAATCCGCGCGCCTATGCGCAGAGCAACCTCGTCGGCCACCTCAACATCCTCGAGCTGGCGCGCGAGCGCCGGGCCGGGCATCTCGTCTACGCCTCCTCCTCTTCGGTCTATGGCGGCAACGAGACGCTGCCCTTCCGGGTCGAGGACCGGGTCGATCATCCGCTGTCGCTCTATGCCGCCACCAAGAAGGCGGACGAGCTGATGAGCGAGACCTATGCCCATCTCTATCGCCTGCCGCAGACCGGCCTGCGCTTCTTCACCGTCTATGGCCCCTGGGGACGTCCCGACATGGCGCTGTGGCTGTTCACCGACGCGATCCTGCGGGGGCGGCCGATCCAGGTGTTCAACGGCGGCGAGATGCGGCGCGACTTCACCTATATCGACGACATCGTCACCGGCGTCGTCGCGGCGCTCGACCATCCGCCGGCCGACGACGGGCAGGCGAAGGCGGGCGGCAGCGTCTCGCCCCACGCCGTCTACAATATCGGCAATCATCGGTCGGAGGAGCTGACCCGGCTGATCGACCTGATCGAGGCGGCGTGCGGCCGCCCGGCGATCCGCGAGATGAAGCCGATGCAGCCCGGCGACGTGCGCGAGACCTTCGCCGACATCGGCGCGATCGAGCGCGACCTGGGCTTCCGCCCGACCACCGACATCAGCGACGGCGTTCCCCGCTTCGTCGACTGGTTTCGCGACTATCATGGGATATGAACCGATGCGCCGTTCGCTTCTGATCGCCGCGCTGCTGATCGCGCTGCCCGGCTGCGGGAAGGACAAGCCTCCCGTGGTCGAGGAGGACAGCGGCGGCCCGCAGATCGCCACCAGCATCGACGACGTCGCCCTGCCCGTCGACCGATCCGACCAGATCACCGCAATCGACGCGACCACCGGCGACGCGGCCGGCATGCCCAAGGATGGCGGCGCCGTGGTCCACGCGCCGAAACCGGAAGCCCGCCCGGCCGTTGAAGCGGCCAGGGAAGCCCCGGCCGTGCCGGTCGCGGCGCCCACCGTCGCGGTGCCGCCGCCGGTGGTCACCCCTCCCCCGCCGCCGGCCACGCCCCCGGCCGGACAATAGGATGAAAGGGCCGACAGCATGGACGACGAGGATCTGAAGGCCCGCGCGATCGCGCTCTACGACCGCTTCACCCATGGCGCGCAGGATCGCCGCGCCTTCATGGCCGACATGACCCGCCTGGCCGGCGGTGCCGCCGCCGCGCAGGTGCTGGTCGCCACGATCGCCGCCGATCCCGCCGCCGCCGCGATCGTCGCCGAGGACGACAAACGGCTGACCGCGCGGATGGTCCATTGGCCGGGCGCCAACGGCCATCAGCTGTTCGGCTATATGGCGATCCCGAAGAAGCATGCGAAGAAGCCGCCCGCCGTCCTCGTCGTCCATGAGAATCGCGGGTTGCAGCCCTATACCAGGGACGTCGCCCGGCGGCTGGCGGTCGCCGGCTTCGTCGGCGTCGCGCTCGACTTCCTGTCGCCGCAGGGCGGCACCCCCGCCGACGAGGACAAGGCGCGCGCGATGATCGCCGCGCTCGACATTCCCGCCGCCACCGCCGACGGGGTGGCGACGATCGACTGGCTCGCCGCGCACAAGCTGCTGAGCGGCAAGGTCGGGGTGGTCGGCTTCTGCTGGGGCGGCGCGATGGCCGATCGACTGGCGGTCGCCGCAGGCCCCGCGCTGAAGGCCTCCGTCGCCTTCTACGGCCCGCCCCCGCCGCCCGCCGACGCCGCGAAGGTGAAGGCCGCCATGCTGCTCCACTATGCGGGCAGCGACGACCGGGTGAACGCGGGCGCCGCGCCCTGGGTGCAGGCGCTCCAGGCCGCGCATGTCGACGTCCGCCGGTTCGACTATCCCGGCACCCAGCATGCCTTCCACAACGACACGTCGGCGGCGCGCTACGATGAGGCGGCCGCGACGCTCGCCTGGGACCGGACCATCACCTTCCTGCGGGAGAAGCTGGCATGAACGACGAGCTGGTCCTCTACGGCAACCCGCGCTCGCGCGCGCAGATGGTCCGTTTCATGCTGGAGGAGCTCGGCGTCCCCTATCGCCTGGCGGTCGTCGACTTCGAGAAGGGCGAGAACCGGCAGGCCGACTATCTCGCGATCAATCCGATGGGCAAGGTGCCCGCGATCGTCCATCGCGGCGTGACGGTGACCGAGACCGGCGCGATCATCGCCTATCTGGCCGATGCCTTTCCCGAGAAGGGGCTGGCGCCCGCCATCGACGATCCGCGCCGCGGCACCTGGCTGCGCTGGCTGTTCTTCGCTGCCGGGGCGTTCGAGCCGGCACTGCTCGACACGATGTTGAAGCGGCCCGAGGCGCCGCGCTCGACCGCGGGCTATGGCAGCTATGCCGACGTGCTGGGCGCGCTCGACACGATGCTCGATCCCGGTCCCTGGATATTGGGCGATCGGTTCAGCGCCGCCGACGTCTATGTCGGCGCGGAGCTCGCCTGGGCGTCGATGTTCGGAGCGCCCGGCATCGCCGACCATCCCCGCATCGCCGCCTATGTCGAGCGGATCAGGGACCGTCCCGCCTATCGGAAGACGACGGGCGCCTGAACCGCCAGGCGAGCCACAGGATGCGCGGTCCTTCGACCAGGTAGCGGCGCCACAACCGGGCCGGATCGGACAGCAGCCGATGGAGCCATTCGAGCGCCAGTCGCCGCATCCAGCGCGGCGCGCGCTTCTCGCGCCCGACCAGGAAGTCGATCGACGCGCCGATGCAGAGCGCGGTGCCCTGCGCATCGGGTTGGTCGAGCATCTCGGCGGCGATCAGCTCCTGCTGCGGCGATCCGATCGCGATCAGGATGAAGCGCGCGCCGCTGTCGATGGCGAAGCGAGCGGCGGCGGCGCGCGCGGCGGGATCGTCGCGCAGGCCCATCGGCGGAACGTGCTGGGCCCAGACGAGGTCGGGACGGAGGCCTGACAGGATGGCGAGGTCGCCCTCCCGCCCGCCGATCAGGGCGATCCGGTCCCCCGGCGCGGCAAGGTCGCGGAACAGCCGGGCGGTCAGGTCGCTGCCGGGCACCACCGGCAGGCGGACGCCTCGGAAGGAGGCGAGCAGCGCCAGGATGCGGCTGTCGCACAGCAGCCAGCCGGCCCGCCGATAGGCGCGCCATTCCCCGGCATCGTCGGGCAGCCGCGACAGCCGCACGACATGGTCGACATTGGGGGTGACGAGATAGGCGAAGGGCGCATCCGCCGTCCGCGCCCGCAGCCGGGCGACCACCGCGTCCTCGTCGAGCTGGTCGAAGCGCAGGCCGAGATAGTCCATCCGTCCCCCCAATCGCCGGGACCATAACGCGAAGCGGGCAAAGAAAAAGGCCCGGTGTCGCCACCGGGCCCTTCGGTCATCCGACCTGCGTCAGGATCAGCGGCGATCGCCCATGAACTGCAGCAGGAAGGTGAACATGTTGACGAAGTCGAGGTAGAGGGTGAGCGCACCCATCACCACCGCCTTGCCGGCGAAATCGGTGCCGGCGACGTAGAAGTACATGCTCTTGATCTTCTGCGTGTCATAGGCGGTCAGGCCCGCGAACAGCAGCACGCCGATGGCGCTGATCGCCAGGTTCAGCGCCGGCGACTTGAAGAAGATGTTGAGCAGCGAGGCCACCAGCAGGCCGACGACGCCCATGATCAGGAAGGTGCCGAAGCCCGACAGGTCCTTCTTGGTGGTGTAGCCCCACAGGCTGAGCGCGGCGAAGGCGGTCGCGGTCGCGAAGAAGGTGATCGCGATCGACGAGCCGGTATAGGCCAGGAACAGCGACGACATCGACAGGCCCATCACCGCCGCGAAGGCCCAGAACAGGCCCTGCGCCGCCGTGGTCGACAGCTTGTTGATGCCGAAGCTCAGCACCATGATGAAGGCCAGCGGCGCGAGGACGATCAGCCAGCGGAGCGGCGTGACGAAAAGCTGCGCGGCCAGGCCGGATTCGGCGAAGAGCAGCGCGACGATGCCCGTCAGCAGGACGCCCGACGCCATGTAATTGTAGATCGAGAGCATGTAGGACCGCAGACCGGCGTCAAAGGCTGCGTCAGCCACACCCGCTCGTGTCGCGGCGGGCGCGGCATTTACCCGGGGGTCGGACCAGTTTGCCATGGTGTGAACACTCTCCAATGATGCGGCGAAATGCCGCGCTCCGCGCAATATCGGCGGAACGACTTGGTTTTTCAAGCATATCGCGCCTTAAAGCGGCCTGAACGGTCTTGCGTTACCGTCACATGGAGCGACAATCGGGGGCATGCACCGCCTGTTCATAGCCCTGCGTCCGCCGCTTCCGATGCGCGAGGCGCTGCTCGCCGCGATGGGCGACATCCCCGGCGCGCGCTGGCAGGACGACGCGCAGCTCCACCTCACCCTCCGCTTCGTCGGCGAGGTCGACCGCCATGTCGCGGAGGACATCGCCGCGGCGCTCGGCGCGGTGTCGCACCCGGCCTTCGCGCTGCGGCTCGACGGGGTCGGCTGCTTCGACCGGCGCGGCCGGATCGACAATATCTGGGCGGGCGTGACCCCGCACCAGCCGGTGAAATCGCTCCATGCGGCGGTGACGGCAGCGCTCGTCCGGGCGGGGATCGCCCCCGAGGAGCGGGCGTTCGTGCCGCACATCACCCTCGCCCGCTTCGCGCGCGGCCAGGCGCCATCGGGGACGCTGCCGATGGACAGCCTCTGGCCGGCCCCTGTCGAGGGGCGCTTCGATCATTTCCTGCTCTATGAGAGCCATCTCGGCGCGTCGGGCGCCAGCTATTCGGCGATCGCGCGCTACAGGCTCGGCTGACAGCCGATCTCGGCAAGCAAGCCGTCGACCCCGGCGCCGATGTCGCGCCAGGCCTGTTCGAAGCCCTCGTCCTCGCCGAAATAGGGATCGGCGACATCCTCTCCCTCGCGGCCCGCGACATGGTCGAGCAACAGCGACAGCTCCGCCCGTCCGTCATCGGGGGCTAGAGCGCGGAGCGCGTCGAGGTTGCTGCGGTCGAGCGCGACCAGCCGGTCGAAGGCGCGGAAGTCGTCGACGCCGACCTGGCGGGCGCGCAACCCGCTAATGTCGAGGCCATGGCGCCGCGCGGTCGCGATCGCGCGGCGATCGGGCGCCTTGCCGACATGCCAGTCGCCGGTGCCGGCGGAATCGACCTCGACCGGGATGTCCTCGCGCTCGGCCGCCGCGCGCATCGCCGCCTCCGCCAGGGGGGAGCGACAGATGTTCCCCAGACAGACGAACAGGATGCGCGGCGGCCGGCTCTCGATCATTCGGCCTTGATCACGCCGCAGGCGAGACGACCGCCGGCATTGCCGGTCGGATCGGTCTTATAGTCGTCGGCGGCGGCATGGACGACGACGGCGGCGCCGTCCGCGTCGAGCAGCGGCGCGGCGCCGCCGGTCAGCATCCCGCCCTTGATCACGGTCCGGAGTTCGCCGGTACCGTCGGCGCCGACCGTCATGTTCGGCATGTCGCCCATATGCGCGCCGGCCGGATTGTCGTGGCCGTGCTGCTTCTTGCCAGGGTTCCAATGCCCGCCCGCGCTGGTGAAGTCGGGGCCGGTGCAGGTGCCGGTGGTGTGGACGTGGACGGCGTGGACGCCGGCAGGCAGGCCGACCGCCTTGACGTCGACCTCGATGCCGTCCTTGCCCTGGCGGATCGTCGCCTTGCCCTTGGTCTGGCCCTGGCCGTCGATCAGGTCGGCCATCGCTCCGCCGCCGCCATGACCATGATCATGCGCCAGCGCCGCGGCGGGCGCGGCGAGCAGGATCGGCAGGGCGGCAAGAAGGCCCATCGAAAGCGAACGAGTGCGGGACATGTATATCTCCTTCATCGGCAGCCCCCAACGGATGCCGACAATGCCGCATCCCCGCCAGCGAATAAAGTGTTGAGGACAAAGAAAAAGGGCCGGCCCGAAGGCCGACCCCAATTCTGCGCGTCATCGACGGATCGATGACACTGCCGCTTACATGCCGGCGCCGAAGGTGATTTCGACGCGACGGTTCTGCGGCTCGCGGACGCCATCGGCGGTGTCGACGAGCGGACGGCTCTCACCGAACGCTTCGGTCGTGATCGCCGAGTCCGGCACGCCCTTGCCAGCGAGGTAAGCCTTCACCGCGTCGGCACGACGCTGCGAGAGGCCGACATTGTACTGGTCGCTACCCGACTTGTCGGCGTGGCCGGCAAGCTGGACCCGCGCCTGGCCGGTCGTCGCATAGGCATTGGCCGCATTGTCGAGGATCGACGCGGCTTCCGCCGTGATGTCCGACTTATCCCAGTCGAAGAACACGATGAACGGACCCGGAGTCTCGACCACCGGCGGAGGCGGCGGCGGAGGCGGCGGGGGCGGAGGAGGCGGCGGCGGGGGCGGAGGCGGCGGCGGCGGAGCAGCCGGCTCACCGAAGTTGTAGACGAGGCTCAGCAGCAGGCTGTGCGAACGCCACGTGCCCTCATATTCGGCGCCGAGGCGGTCGAATACCTTCGCGTCCTTGACGTTGAAGTAGCGATACTTCAGGCCGACGTCGACGTTGGTCGACACCGGATAACGGACGCCGGCGATCGCCTGCCAGGCGAACTTCGAGTCCGAGTCATTCAGGAAGTCGTCGCCCGACACGTTGTAGCCGGCGAACTTGACGCGGGCGAT is part of the Rhizorhabdus wittichii RW1 genome and harbors:
- a CDS encoding AMP-dependent synthetase and ligase (PFAM: AMP-dependent synthetase and ligase), producing the protein MYPAAPPQSQSLSLMLRRSASRHGDKTALVFEDEAWSYAELDRLADELGEGLLRLGIEAGDRVAILARNSHAFLALRFAVARIAAVLVPVNAMLGPAEVAYVLDHSGARLLFADAALLPLAREAAPATVEEMLILTGRDDDDGCRGWRALLVPGAAPGDRADGADLLQIIYTSGTESRPKGAMLSHSAVLWQYQSCLFDCDWSPDVIALHALPLFHCAALDAMAGPALMAGATSVVAASPAPELVIPLIERHRISSFFAPPTVWIALLRSPLFEKHDLSSLTRGFYGAAIMPAAVIEEMEARLPGLRLWNLYGQTEIAPVATVLRPEEHAARPTSAGRATLHVQTRVVDEEMRDVAPGEIGEIVHRSPQLLSGYWRQPELGEAAFAGGWFHSGDLATIDAEGFITVVDRKKDMIKSGGENVSSREVEEAIYAHPQVSEVAVIGLPDPRWIEAVTAFIVPRAGSSLSVEDIQAHCAGRLAGFKRPKRICFVPELPRNAAGKILKRELREQAITA
- a CDS encoding NAD-dependent epimerase/dehydratase (PFAM: NAD-dependent epimerase/dehydratase; short-chain dehydrogenase/reductase SDR; 3-beta hydroxysteroid dehydrogenase/isomerase; dTDP-4-dehydrorhamnose reductase; Male sterility C-terminal domain), which translates into the protein MAILITGAAGFIGMHCSLRLLARGDSVVGIDNLNDYYPVQLKRDRVARVATEGGDRYRFIPCDFADHAALEAALAGLEIDRIIHLGAQAGVRYSIENPRAYAQSNLVGHLNILELARERRAGHLVYASSSSVYGGNETLPFRVEDRVDHPLSLYAATKKADELMSETYAHLYRLPQTGLRFFTVYGPWGRPDMALWLFTDAILRGRPIQVFNGGEMRRDFTYIDDIVTGVVAALDHPPADDGQAKAGGSVSPHAVYNIGNHRSEELTRLIDLIEAACGRPAIREMKPMQPGDVRETFADIGAIERDLGFRPTTDISDGVPRFVDWFRDYHGI
- a CDS encoding Carboxymethylenebutenolidase (PFAM: dienelactone hydrolase) translates to MDDEDLKARAIALYDRFTHGAQDRRAFMADMTRLAGGAAAAQVLVATIAADPAAAAIVAEDDKRLTARMVHWPGANGHQLFGYMAIPKKHAKKPPAVLVVHENRGLQPYTRDVARRLAVAGFVGVALDFLSPQGGTPADEDKARAMIAALDIPAATADGVATIDWLAAHKLLSGKVGVVGFCWGGAMADRLAVAAGPALKASVAFYGPPPPPADAAKVKAAMLLHYAGSDDRVNAGAAPWVQALQAAHVDVRRFDYPGTQHAFHNDTSAARYDEAAATLAWDRTITFLREKLA
- a CDS encoding Glutathione S-transferase, N-terminal domain (PFAM: Glutathione S-transferase, N-terminal domain); protein product: MNDELVLYGNPRSRAQMVRFMLEELGVPYRLAVVDFEKGENRQADYLAINPMGKVPAIVHRGVTVTETGAIIAYLADAFPEKGLAPAIDDPRRGTWLRWLFFAAGAFEPALLDTMLKRPEAPRSTAGYGSYADVLGALDTMLDPGPWILGDRFSAADVYVGAELAWASMFGAPGIADHPRIAAYVERIRDRPAYRKTTGA
- a CDS encoding glycosyl transferase, WecB/TagA/CpsF family (TIGRFAM: glycosyl transferase, WecB/TagA/CpsF family~PFAM: glycosyl transferase WecB/TagA/CpsF) → MDYLGLRFDQLDEDAVVARLRARTADAPFAYLVTPNVDHVVRLSRLPDDAGEWRAYRRAGWLLCDSRILALLASFRGVRLPVVPGSDLTARLFRDLAAPGDRIALIGGREGDLAILSGLRPDLVWAQHVPPMGLRDDPAARAAAARFAIDSGARFILIAIGSPQQELIAAEMLDQPDAQGTALCIGASIDFLVGREKRAPRWMRRLALEWLHRLLSDPARLWRRYLVEGPRILWLAWRFRRPSSSDRRDGP
- a CDS encoding protein of unknown function UPF0005 (PFAM: protein of unknown function UPF0005) produces the protein MANWSDPRVNAAPAATRAGVADAAFDAGLRSYMLSIYNYMASGVLLTGIVALLFAESGLAAQLFVTPLRWLIVLAPLAFIMVLSFGINKLSTTAAQGLFWAFAAVMGLSMSSLFLAYTGSSIAITFFATATAFAALSLWGYTTKKDLSGFGTFLIMGVVGLLVASLLNIFFKSPALNLAISAIGVLLFAGLTAYDTQKIKSMYFYVAGTDFAGKAVVMGALTLYLDFVNMFTFLLQFMGDRR
- a CDS encoding 2'-5' RNA ligase (TIGRFAM: 2'-5' RNA ligase~PFAM: Phosphoesterase, HXTX), producing MHRLFIALRPPLPMREALLAAMGDIPGARWQDDAQLHLTLRFVGEVDRHVAEDIAAALGAVSHPAFALRLDGVGCFDRRGRIDNIWAGVTPHQPVKSLHAAVTAALVRAGIAPEERAFVPHITLARFARGQAPSGTLPMDSLWPAPVEGRFDHFLLYESHLGASGASYSAIARYRLG
- a CDS encoding protein tyrosine phosphatase (PFAM: low molecular weight phosphotyrosine protein phosphatase), with protein sequence MIESRPPRILFVCLGNICRSPLAEAAMRAAAEREDIPVEVDSAGTGDWHVGKAPDRRAIATARRHGLDISGLRARQVGVDDFRAFDRLVALDRSNLDALRALAPDDGRAELSLLLDHVAGREGEDVADPYFGEDEGFEQAWRDIGAGVDGLLAEIGCQPSL
- a CDS encoding superoxide dismutase, copper/zinc binding (PFAM: superoxide dismutase, copper/zinc binding), which translates into the protein MSRTRSLSMGLLAALPILLAAPAAALAHDHGHGGGGAMADLIDGQGQTKGKATIRQGKDGIEVDVKAVGLPAGVHAVHVHTTGTCTGPDFTSAGGHWNPGKKQHGHDNPAGAHMGDMPNMTVGADGTGELRTVIKGGMLTGGAAPLLDADGAAVVVHAAADDYKTDPTGNAGGRLACGVIKAE
- a CDS encoding OmpA/MotB domain protein (PFAM: OmpA domain protein transmembrane region-containing protein; surface antigen msp4 family protein; OmpA/MotB domain protein), with protein sequence MRKLAILAALASTALAAPSFARDNAWYVGVEGGGLLQEDMKFDVGPSTLSPGGRATVDSKTGFDVDGIVGYDFGMFRLEGEVGYKRDRVNSFTTSASRTPAAVGGAGAPAGTYPDASGKNSALSFMVNGLLDFGGEEGFSGYIGGGAGIARVKFAGYNVSGDDFLNDSDSKFAWQAIAGVRYPVSTNVDVGLKYRYFNVKDAKVFDRLGAEYEGTWRSHSLLLSLVYNFGEPAAPPPPPPPPPPPPPPPPPPPPPPPVVETPGPFIVFFDWDKSDITAEAASILDNAANAYATTGQARVQLAGHADKSGSDQYNVGLSQRRADAVKAYLAGKGVPDSAITTEAFGESRPLVDTADGVREPQNRRVEITFGAGM